The following coding sequences lie in one Homalodisca vitripennis isolate AUS2020 chromosome X, UT_GWSS_2.1, whole genome shotgun sequence genomic window:
- the LOC124369844 gene encoding uncharacterized protein LOC124369844: MRVQIFSFTLVPEMVRNYKKTSSRGEWEKTNMDTAFTEVKEGRMTCLGAARTYNVPEATLRRRLKKNVSDMPVHGGRYREVFNEEQLQDLHNYLTVMDQMFFGMTKLQCRKLVFEYAEHLGISHPFNKETKMAGEDWLATFMKKHNFSMRKPEATSVARAMGFNKPSVDKFFSILKEVREKHNFPAANIYNADESGLSTVPNKLPKVISPKGSRRVSKVVSGERGRNVTIICCINATGTYLPPFLVFARKRMRPELMERAPPGSVGHCSDNGWSNGELFVKFLNHFILNAKPTVDSPILLLVDNHRTHITLEAINLCRDNHIVMVGFPPHTTHRLQPLDVSFFGSLKTFYSQACDNFMVNNPGQTISDFKIGELLTIAYFKAATVGNAVSGFRSTGIEPYNPLVFDEHDFAASQTTDQNLDVGLDPSYNEDENPTIQSTTSNTTETPGEPEEETIELSERQETVGLVDCAPIPVKKNTSVFDFKPLPKGKPKDKKRKVQKLSSSIITSTPVKMCLEVKQEMKDEKERLKKKREELRASKVSKKLKFGPYKKRPRCMNTASTSKGSEVRCPGCEEKYSDPPVEEWIQCSKCSEWWHENCTSYEGGEFVCDYC, encoded by the exons atgcgggtacagatttttagttttactttggttCCAGAGATGGTGAGAAACTACAAAAAGACTTCCTCTAGAGGAGAGTGGGAAAAAACCAACATGGATACTGCTTTCACAGAGGTCAAGGAGGGAAGAATGACTTGCTTGGGAGCAGCGAGAACTTACAATGTTCCAGAGGCAACACTTCGACGCCGACTGAAAAAGAACGTTTCG gatatgcCTGTCCATGGAGGAAGATATAGAGAAGTATTCAATGAAGAGCAGCTCCAAGATTTACACAACTATTTGACGGTAATGGACCAAATGTTTTTTGGAATGACCAAGTTGCAGTGCAGAAAACTCGTTTTTGAATACGCAGAACACTTAGGGATTTCTCATCcgtttaataaagaaactaaaatggcTGGTGAGGATTGGCTGGCTACCTTTatgaaaaaacacaactttagtaTGCGTAAGCCAGAAGCAACATCTGTTGCAAGAGCAATGGGTTTCAACAAACctagtgttgataaatttttctCCATTTTGAAGGAAGTGcgagaaaaacacaattttcccgCTGCTAATATCTACAATGCAGATGAATCAGGACTATCTACTGTGCCCAATAAATTACCTAAGGTAATTTCACCAAAAGGAAGTAGAAGAGTTTCTAAAGTTGTGTCTGGGGAGAGAGGCAGGAACGTCACTATTATTTGTTGCATCAATGCTACGGGAACTTACCTACCCCCTTTTTTGGTATTTGCCAGAAAGCGAATGCGACCTGAACTCATGGAAAGAGCTCCACCAGGTAGTGTGGGCCACTGCAGCGATAATGGCTGGAGCAACGGAGAGTTGTTCGTAAAGTTTTTGAACCACTTTATCCTCAATGCAAAACCCACAGTTGATTCTCCTATCCTGCTACTTGTCGATAATCACAGAACCCACATAACCCTAGAGGCAATCAACTTATGCAGAGATAACCATATTGTTATGGTTGGATTTCCTCCTCATACAACACACCGTCTTCAGCCCTTGGACGTTTCATTCTTTGGTTCGCTGAAAACCTTTTACAGTCAAGCTTGTGACAACTTCATGGTCAATAATCCAGGACAGACCATCAGTGACTTTAAAATTGGTGAGCTTTTGACCATTGCTTATTTCAAGGCTGCAACTGTTGGCAATGCCGTTAGTGGGTTCAGGTCCACAGGAATAGAACCTTATAATCCACTTGTATTCGACGAACATGACTTTGCTGCATCACAAACAACTGATCAGAACCTGGATGTAGGCCTAGACCCTAGCTATAATGAAGATGAAAATCCTACTATCCAATCAACAACATCAAATACAACAGAAACTCCAGGTGAACCTGAAGAAGAAACCATTGAGCTGAGTGAACGCCAAGAAACAGTAGGCCTAGTAGACTGTGCCCCAATCCCGGTAAAGAAGAATACAAGTGTCTTCGACTTTAAGCCTTTACCTAAAGGTAAACCAAAggataagaaaagaaaagttcagaagttaagttctagtattataacaagcacgccagtaaaaatgtgtttggaagtaaagcaagaaatgaaggatgaaaaagagcgcttaaaaaagaaaagagaagagCTTCGAGCTTCAAAGGTTTCAAAGAAACTCAAGTTTGGACCCTACAAAAAACGTCCTAGGTGTATGAACACAGCTTCTACTTCAAAAGGCAGTGAAGTTAGATGTCCTGGGTGTGAAGAAAAATACTCCGATCCTCCAGTTGAAGAGTGGATCCAGTGTTCCAAGTGCAGTGAATGGTGGCACGAGAATTGTACAAGCTACGAAGGTGGGGAATTTGTTTGTGACTACTGCTAG